In the Lactobacillus paragasseri genome, TTGCTCAAGCTTTACAAACCCAACATTACTTGATCTTGGAAATGCTTGGCTAAATGGAATACTTCCCCAACCACTATTATTCCAGTCATGAATTGTTGATCCTTGAACAGTAACTGCACCAGATTTATATTGCTCATTAGGGTTGTAATTTCCACTTTCAATTGCACTTGAATAAGTCAAGACCTTAAAAACTGAACCTGGTTCATAAGAATCTTGAACTAGTATATTACGCCAAGAAGTATCTAAACCTTGTTTGGTCTGAGGGTTAAAAGTAGGACGCTGAGAAGCAGCCAAAATTTTACCAGTTTTGATATCTTCTACAACTGCTGTTAGCGCCTTCGGCTTATATTTATCTTGTACTTGAGACATTAAAACTTCCAAATAACTTTGGAGTCTTGAATCAAGCGTTAAGTAAATATTATCGCCATCTTGAGTTGCACGAGTTGTCTTTTGACCATTAGGTAATTGATAATTTTCTGCATCCACAAATGCTTCACGATAACCATCTTTACCCGCTAACTGTTTGTCAAAATAAGCCTCGATTCCCATAGTACCAACTAAATTACTTGTTCCCTGACTTTTTTGAGGTTGAGCTAAGCCAATAATATGCGAAGCAAAATTACCATTTGGATAAAGCCTAGATGGCGTTTCGACAAATTTAATTCCTGGTAACTTCATCGCCACAATCTTTTTCTTTTGAGACAATGTTAAGCCAGTACCCGCAGAACCAAATTCTACCTGAAAAGCCTTATGCTTCGGCGTCAAATATGAATATATTTTTTCTTCACTTAACGGAAGCACCTCGGCCAACTTTTGTGCGGTCTTACGTTTGTTTGTCACATACATTGGCTTATTATGATAATCAATTGAACTCTTGTCTAAAATTGCATATACAGTAAAAACATGGGCATCTTCTGCAAGAGTTAAACCATTTTTATCATAAATTGTTCCTCTCGTTGCTTTTAGAACTTCATTTCGCCGGTAAATTTGATTTACTCGCTTATTTAAATTCTCACCAGCAACCTGATTCGAAATACCTATATATAAAAATCTACCTATAAATACAAGAAAAACCAAAGCCAAGACTAGCTGGAGGATTCTCCCCACCGTAAAGCGGTAGCCGTGGGCTTTGGATCTATTTCTATTTAAGTTATTAAACTTTTTCATTAACGGACATTCCTAATGTTACTCTCAACCAAGTGCAAGCCTTGATCACGGGCAATTTTATTAATTCTAGTAGTTGACGTTAATTCACCAATCTCCTGACGAAGATCAGTGTTATGACTCTTTTGAGAAATTATCGTCTGCTCAACATTTGCTAACTGGTGCTGGGCACTAGTAGCAGAAATGCTGGCTGAAACCAATAAAATCATTAATCCTAATGTAATAAGTGAACCTAGAACGACTAAACTTTTTTCAAATGCTGTCCAAGGAACGCTTTTGGGATTAAGAACAATTGCTTTCTTTGGCTGCTCAGTCTGCTGTTGACTTTGTTGATAATTTAAATTTCTTGCTGAGCTATCAGCCATCTTCTTCTCCTTAAATATTAACTAAAAAACTATAATTTCTCTGCAACCCTTAACTTGGCACTGTGTGAGCGGTTATTTTCTTCTAATTCATCACTACTTGCCATGATAGGTTTGCGACTAATTAATCGCAATGTTGGTTTACTGTCAGCCGGAACCATCGGCATTCCGCGTGGTATCTCGACTTCAGAATACTTTTTAAAGATCTTTTTGACGATTTTATCTTCGTGAGACTGAAAAGTAATCACACTAATTCGACCACCCGGTCTCAATAGCTTAATTGCTTCTTCAAGAGATTCTTGCAATACACCTAATTCATTGTTAACTGCAACTCGAATTGCTTGAAAGCTCTTCTTAGCAGGATGCCCTCCACTTCGTCTTGCATATGCTGGAATTGCATCCTTAATTACATCTACCAAATCAAATGTAGTTACAATCGGTTTTTCTCTTCTTCGATCTACTATCTTTCTAGCAATCTGACGAGAAAACTTTTCATCTCCATACTTATACAAAATGTCACTTAGTTCTTTTTGTGACCAAGTGTTTACAATTGTATAGGCATCTAACTCTTGGCTTTGATCCATCCTCATATCTAATCGAGCATCAAATCGATAAGAGAAACCTCGTTCAGGTTGATCAAACTGCGGAGACGAAACTCCAAGATCGTAATATATACCATCTATTCCATCTGAAATTCCCAGCTCTACCAGATTTTCTTTCAAATGACAGAAGTTATCGTGAACCAGTATTAATTTAGGTTCAGCTCCTGGTTTCAATTCCTCAGCAAAACTTTCTTTTGCCATCGAAATTGCATATTCATCTTGATCAAATCCAATAACTGTTCCTCTATTCAACTTACTGAGTAGATATCGGGCATGACCGCCACCACCAAAAGTTGCGTCAACATAAAGACCATCATCTTTTGGATTTAAATTGTCTATTGTTTCGTGCAAAAGCACACTTTTATGCTTGAATTTCATAATTTTTATAACTCGATGTCATCCAAGTCTTCTGCGATATCGTCATAGTTCTCATTGGCTTCTTCTGAGAAATCATTCCAGCGTTCTGCTGACCAAATTTCAATTCGATTAGAAACACCAACGATCACACATTCCTTAGTGAGTGCGGCATGCTCTTTCAGTATCATGGTCAGATTAACACGTCCTTGCTTGTCGAACTCACTCTCCATCGCACCTGAGTAGAAAAGACGCGTAAACTTACGTGCACTTCTCTTTGTCAGTGGAAGTTTGGCTAACTTAGCCTCAATTTTTTGCCATTCTTCGATTGGATAGCCAAAAATACAGCCCTCCATTCCACGAGTAAATACCATCTTCTCGCCAATCTCGTCTCTAAATTTGGCCGGTATAATGAGCCGCCCTTTACTATCGAGATTATGATGATACTCGCCCATGAACATGGTCTAGCCCCCTTTCCAATGAATAATTTACCACACTTCCCCACTTTCTACCACAAGTTTTACACTTTTTATTTAGATATTCTGTTATTTTATGATAATCATAATTTTATCCAAAACAAAATGCCCTTATCACAAGGATAAGAGCACTTTGATTTTTAATAGAAAAAGTGGGGAAAAACGTTATAATAACAGCAAAATTAAGAGACCCACATACCAAACAATGGAAGAAGCAGCGAGATAATGCCACAATGTACCCAAAGTTTTTGCAACAGAAATATTTTTATTCTTGACAGCGGTATAAACAGAAACAATTACTACCAAAATAAAATATAATAAAAAGCCATAAGGCAAAAATGACGGTTGCTTAGTTTCTTGCGTCAAGAGCTGACAAGCTGCAATGAAAAAAAATGGTAAAATATCATAACCACTAAATTGAGCCTTAGGAAATAACTTCATTAAAAAAGCTGCAACGACGATCCCACATAAAGGGACTAAAAAGATAAGCAAAAAATTCATGAAAGACCTCCAATAAGTTTATTTTAAACTATTTCAATTAAATATAAAATTATAATTAAAATCATGGTAAACTAGAATTATTAATTTAGGAGGCAGCTATGAGAAAACGTAAGAAAAAATCCGGATTTCAGAAATTAACTATTGTTATGGCCTGGTTCATGGCAGTGATTACCCTTCTTGGTGTAGTAGCTACTGCCTTAATCGGAACTGGTGTCTTTCAATTTTAATTATTTTACGCAAAAAAGGAGTCGCAATCGTGCGACTCCTTTTTGTTTAAAAATAATATTCTTTTTTTAAAAATGGATACTCTTCAGCAAGTTTTATCCAAAACCAATAAGTACACAAAACTAAGATAAAACACCATAGCAAATTAGGTAAAATACTATTTAAAAAACTTGCAAAAGATAATTGTATTATCCCTACTAGATTTAATGTTAGATAAACATAAAAGCTCACACAGAGATAAACAACTAAACAAATTAACAAGCGAAACCAAAATACTTCAGGAAGAAAACGTGCACTCTGTTGAATAAGAAAACAAATTAAAGGAAATGCTACTGTATAGATACCAATCACGCCTAAATAGTAAAGGTCCGCAATAAGGCCTAAACCCAAACAAAGCCAGATATTGGCATCATTTTTATCATCGCATAGGGCTATTAAAGTAATCCCAACAACTGTCAGCCAGCAACTGCCAGAAAAGCCTCGATGAAAGATAAAAGTTTGTAAATTATAGGCTAATACTCCATCCAAAATTAGCGCCATAAATAAGGCAATGGCAACATACCATCGACGCAATTCTGCCATTACTCTTCAACCTTTCTTTTAATCACAGATACAACCGATGGATCATTAAGGTTACCAGCCGGCTGAATTTCAACAACATCTGATAAGCCAAAAGTATCTCGTGTTGTCTTTGTAACTGTTCCGATTAAAAGACCTTTTGGTGATAAACCACCCATTCCACTAGTATAAACTCGAGTACCTTTCTTTAATTTCTGCCCATCAACCACTTGTGTAAACGCTAATTGATTATTTCCTTCAACAGAAATCACACCATGCACCTTTTTACCATTAGCTGCATCAGCTTCTACAGCAAACTTATTTGTAGACTTATCAGTTGTAGTAATTAATTCAACTTTAGAAGTTGTACTATTTACCTCAACCACTCTTCCGATTACGCCTTTACCAGACATTACTGGCATATTTTTCTTAACTCCAGCTCGTGACCCTTGATCAATAACTAATAAATCTGACCAAGTATCAGCAGCACGAGAAATTACGGACCCATTGATGATAGTATAGTCGGTTAAAGTTTTCTTTAATTTTAGAGCTTGTTTTAATTGCGTATTTTCTGCTTCCAAAGAGCTGTTCCGTGCCTTAGTTTGAGCGAGGTTATCAATTTGTTTTTTCAAATGATCATTTTCAGCTTGAGTATTGAATAAATCTTCGACATTAGCCACCCCATTAGAGACCAAATTAATTGGCCAATTCACTACTCTTGTAACAATTGAAACTGTATCATTACCAATTTTTTGAACTAAGAATGGCGTTTCTCTCTTATTACGTAAGCGGATGGAAATAGACAACATACTTAAAACTAAAATAACTAGTACGAAAATTGTCAATAACTTTTTGTTTTTGAGAAATTTTTTCATCTACTACTATCTTCCTAATTTAAAAGTTAATAGAAAAAGACCGGCTTTTACGCCGGTCTCCAAATTAACGTCTCTTACGCATAACTTCAATATTTTTGAGAGATTCACCGGTACCAATTGCAACACAATCAAGTGGATCTTGAGCAATAAAGACTGGAACTTTAGTAGCGTCTGAAATAACCTCTGGTAAGTTCTTTAGAAGAGCTCCACCACCTGTTAACACAATACCATGATCAATAACATCTGCAGCGATTTCAGGAGAAGTTTCTTCCAAAGTTTCTTTAATCGCTACAATAATATTTTGAACTACTTCTTGAATTGCCTTTGAAACATCTACTGCCTCAATATCAATTGATTTTGGCAATCCTGTTACAAGATCACGACCACGGATATTCATTGATTCAATTTCTTTTGCCTTTTCAACTGAAGCAGAAGCAATCTGAATCTTAATTGTTTCAGCAGTTCGTTCACCAATTAATAAATTGTAGTTTTGGTGAATGTAAGTTGCAATTGCACTATTGAACTTATCTCCTGCCATTCTAGTAGAACGGGAGGATACAATACCACCTAATGAAATAGTTGCAACATCAGTAGTTCCACCACCAATATCAACTACCATTGAGCCGGTTGGATCCATAACAGGAAGACCAGCACCAATAGCTGCTGCAAATGGTTCTTCAATCACGTATGCTTCACGTGCACCTGCAACTCTAGCCGCGTCAATAACTGCTCTCTTTTCAACTTCTGTTACACCTGAAGGCACACAGATCATAGCAGCAGGCTTTGAATTACCCACAGTCTTTTCCATGAAATATTTAAGCATTGCAGCAGTTGTATCGTAATCAGCGATTACTCCATCTTTCATCGGACGAATAGCAACAATTGAGCCAGGAGTTCTACCAATCATTTCTTTGGCTTCTGAACCAACAGCAATAACTTCACCCGTTTGAGTATTTTTAGCAACAACAGAAGGCTCACGCAAAACGATGCCTTTACCTTCAATATAAACGAGTGTGTTGGCAGTTCCCAAATCAATCCCAATATTTTTAGATCCTAATCCAAACACGCAAAATCTCTCCTTAAATTTATCTCTTTAATTATTTTAGCCTAAATCGTATCTTTATTTAGTCTTAGATATTATAGCATAGAAAATCTAATGTAAAAATTTGCTTTAAGAAAATTTGCTCATACTTAAGGAAGACTTAAAGAAGTTCCATCTCTCGAAAGCTTAAATAAGTATTATCAGTCACAATAAAATGATCCAGAAAATCAATTCCCATACACTTACTTGCCTCTACTAATTTCTTAGTAAATCGCAGGTCATGCTGAGATGGTTGTTCATCCCCACTTGGATGATTATGAGCTACAAAAAATGCCGTACTGTTATAAATTACTGCCCAGCGAAAGATATCTCGTGGATGGGCAACTGCTCTATTTACTGTTCCTTGAAAAATCAACTTTTCAGCAATAATTTTATTCTTTGAATCAAGATAAATTCCATATAGTTCTTCTTGCGGACGGCCACATAACTTATCAGCTATGTAGCATCCTACCTGCGAACTAGAATAGAAACTCTCAATTTCTTTATTATTAACGCCTTTTATACGCTCTAGCATGAGCTGCAGTACGACTGCTAATTCATCTTCGCATTTGGGACTAGCCGCATACTGCCACATTTCCTTAAAACTACTTATGCCTACTTCTTCTAGCTTTTTAAATAAACTATCAAAAGTAACAATATCTTTTTCTTTCAAAGATCTAGCTAATTTTTTTACTAGATCGACATCAGTTTGCAATAGTTCTTCTTTTTTCATAAATATCAATTACTCCTTTGATATTTATTACGAAAAAACTATTTGATTTTTTTAAGAAAACTGTAAAAATCTTTGCAAATTAATGTCGCATTCTTTTTATCTAAAACTGTTGGTTGCTTTAAATCTGGAACCATTACGCATTTTAAACCTGCAGCACTTGCAGACGCAACACCTGTGCTAGAATCTTCAAATACTAACAAATTATCTTTTGGCAGTTGCATCTTTTGAGCTGCTAGCAAATAAATATCTGGTGCAGGCTTAGCCTTTATTTTTCCTGCTTCGACATCTTTATAGCTTAGATAAAAATCAAAATAGTCCTTTATTTTTAGAACTTCTAAATTATGAGCTACTACTTCATCATAATTACTTGATGCAATTGCGAGTTTGATATTTTTTTCTTTAAACTCTACTAATGCATCTCGTACACCTGCTTGAAGCTTCAGTTTTCCTTGATCAGTCCACTCCCAAACTAGCTCATCAGTTCTTTTAATAAACTTATCGCGATCTGCTTCAGTCTTAAAATGTTGATGATAAAATTCTTCCATCTCTTTAACCGAAGAACCAACAAGCTTCAAATAACTATCATCTGGAATGTCTAAATTTGCTTCTTTAGCGGCAACAATATTTGCATCCCAATATAGCTTTTCAGAATCAACTAGTAATCCATCCATATCAAAAATGATGCCTTCAATTGGTTCAGCAATATTTTCAACTTTCATTTTTTACCTCTTTTGCAGTAATTCAAAACTGCACCAACCAAATAAAAAGATCCAGTCACTAATAGGATATCATGTGGCTTCAATTTATTCTTCAAGTTAGTATAAGCTACTTCGAAATTTTCTTCATAATTATATTTTTTCTGAGCTTCTTTAGGAAAATCTTCTAATCTCGCAGCTCTAGGATAATCTATCCGAGTTAAGGTAACTTTTTCATCTTCGAATAAATTGGTGACTGGACCCAAATCCTTGTCTTTCATCATTCCAAGAAGTATATATATTTGACCTTGGTTCTCTTTTCGAATCAAGTGCAAAAGATTCGTCATCGCCTGCAAATTGTGTGCTCCATCGACAATAATTTTAGGTGCAGTCTGAACAATATCATATCTACCAGGAATTTGCGTCTTATTAATCGACGCTTCAATCTCTTGTTTATTTAACTGTAAATTCAAAAGTTGAACCGCCCGAACTGCCACCCCAATATCATATGCTTCTACTACAGGACGTTTCAAAAATTGATACTTATTTTCTAAATCTTGATATTCAATAGCTGTTTTAGATAATTTAATTTTAAAATCTCTTCCCAATAAAAATGATTTTGAGTTTTCTGCTTGAGCTTTATCAAGTAAAATATCTAAAACATCTTGAGGAATATTACCTAGCACAACTGGTTTATTCTGTTTGATTATGCCACTTTTCTCCTTAGCAATATCTGCTAAAGTTGGTCCGATTATTTTCTCATGATCCAAACCAATAGTTGTAATGATACTTACTTCTGGTGTAATCACATTAGTCTTATCATGCTCGCCTCCAATTCCGACTTCAATTACTGCATAATCACATTTTTTTTGAGAAAAAAATTGGAAAGCAAGAGCTACTTCATATTCAAATGTTACTAAAGAAAAATCAGGATCAGTTTTTTTCAGTTCTTTTATAGCTGCTTCAATTTTGTTAGCTACTTCGACTAAATCCCTATTACTTATATTCTTGCCATTTAATTGAATTCTTTCATTAAATTCATAAATATAAGGTGACACAAAAAGGCCAGTCTTTTGACCGGCCTTTTGTAATAGATTACTCAAATAATAGGATGTCGACCCCTTACCATTCGTCCCGGTAACATGAATTGTCTTAACACTATCTTGAGGATTATTTAATTGTTTTAAAATCCTTTTGACGTAGCTCAAATCATTTTTAGGGTGCAGCTTAGGTAAAGAATATATTCTGTTAATTACTTGGTCAACATTAGTAAACTTCACTTCTATTTACTTTCCTTTAATTCTTTCATACGTTCACGAACACCAGCAAGTTGACTTTCGTAGTCAGCTTTCTTTTCCTTCTCTTTGTTTACAACAGCTTCAGGAGCATGAGCTACAAAGCCTTGGTTTGCCAGTTTCTTTTCAGCTCTTTGTACTTCTTCTTCAAGACGCTTTTCTTCTTTTTCCATCTTCTTAAGTTCATCGTCAACGTTAACTAATTCAGTTAATGGAACAAAAATCTGAGCACCTGGAATTACGGCAGTTTTTGCAAGCTTTGGTGCCTCAATATCTGCTGCAACTTGCAAATCTTTAGGGTGCAAGAAGTTTTCTACATACTCGAAATTGTCATCCAAAATATGCTTATTTGCTTCATCATCTAATTGAATCATAATGTCAATTTGTGAAGACATTGGAGCATTAACTTCCATACGAATATTACGTACAGCCTTGATAACTTCAATTAAAAATGCCATGTCATTATCAGCTTGCTTGTTTTCAAATTCTGCATGAGTTTCTGGATATTTAGCAGTCATAATTGACTTACCTTCATGGGGCATTGAAAGCCATAGTTTTTCAGTAACAAACGGCATAATTGGGTGCATTAAACGCAAAATTTGATCAAGAATCCAAATTAAGTTTTCTTGCTTTCTAGCCTTTAATTCTTCATCATCACCATTTAAAGCAACTTTAGAAATTTCAATGTACCAGTCACAGAAGTCATTCCAAATAAAGTTGTATAGTTCACGACCAGCTTCACCAAACTTATACTCATCAAATAAACGAGTAACTTCTGATACAGTATGATTTAATCTATCAAAAATCCAGCTATCTGCTAAATCAAACTGCGTAGTGTCTGGCATGTGAGCAGGTTTTGCATCTTCAGGCAAGTTCATAATTACAAAACGACTTGCATTCCAAATTTTGTTGATAAAGTTCCAAGCAGCAGCTAATTTCTTTGGATCATAACGAGTGTCTTGACCAGGAGCAGTACCGTTTAATAAGAACCAACGTAGAGCATCGGCACCATACTTATCAACAACATCCATCGGATCAACACCATTACCAAGTGATTTACTCATCTTGCGTCCTTGTTCATCTCGCATTAAACCGTGCAAAACAACATCTTTAAATGGACGCTTCTTAGTAAAGTGAAGACCTTGGAAGATCATTCTTGATACCCAGAAGAAAATAATGTCATATCCGGTAACTAAAGTGTTAGTTGGGAAGTAACGCTTAAAGTCTGGATTATCAGTATCTGGCCAGCCTAATGTTGAAAATGGCCAAAGTGCACTTGAGAACCAAGTATCTAGAACATCTGGATCTTGTTCCCAGTTTTCAATATCTTTAGGTGCTTCTTCGCCAACGTAAGTTTCACCAGTCTTCTTGTTGTACCAAGCTGGAATACGGTGACCCCACCATAATTGACGAGAAATTACCCAATCATGAACATCTTCCATCCAGTGGTTCAAAGTACCTTCAAATCGTTCTGGAACAAAGTTAACTTTACCATCAGTCTTTTGATTCTTAAGAACTTCTTCGGCAAGTGGCTTCATCTTAACGAACCATTGCTTTGAAAGTCTAGGCTCTACTTGAACGCCAGAACGTTCAGAGTGACCAACTGAGTGAACAATTGGTTCAACTTTAATTAAGTATCCTTCTTTCTTTAAGTCCTTAACTAGAGCCTCACGAGCTTCAAAACGATCCATACCAGCATACTTACCAGCTTCTTCGTTCATAGTTCCGTCATCATTCATTACATTAATTCTTTCAAGATTATGACGGTTACCTACTTGGAAGTCGTTAGGATCGTGCGCTGGCGTAATCTTAACTAAACCAGTACCAAATTCTGGATCTACGTGTTGGTCTTCAATAATTGGAATATGACGACCAACAAGTGGAAGAACTAATTCTTTTCCTACAATATCTTTATAACGCTCATCCCCTGGTGCAACAGCTACAGCTGTATCACCAAACATAGTTTCAGGACGAGTAGTTGCAATTTCAACAAAGCCTGATCCATCTGCAAATGGGTATTTTACATGGTAAAATGCACCCTTATCGTCTTTGTGAATAACTTCAATATCACTAAGAGCAGTTTGTAATTCTGGATCCCAGTTAATAATATATTCACCGCGATAAATTAGTCCTTCGTTATATAATTGAACGAAAACTTTTCTAACGGCTTTTGAAAGACCTTTATCTAAAGTAAATCTTTCTCTTGAATAATCAAGAGATAGTCCCATTTTAGCCCATTGACCCTTGATGATATTTGCATATTCATCTTTCCAGTCCCAAACTTGCTTAACAAAAGCTTCACGTCCCATCTGGTGACGGTCTTTACCTTGTTTACGCAACTTTGCTTCCACTTTAGCTTGAGTAGCAATACCAGCATGATCCATACCTGGAAGGTAAAGAGTATCATAGCCTTCCATTCGCTTAAAACGAATTAATGTATCTTGAATTGCGGTATCCCAAGCGTGTCCTAAGTGTAATTTTCCAGTTACATTTGGTGGTGGAATAACAATTGAATAAGGGTGAGCCTTTTTATCGCCAGATGGCTTAAAAAGATCCTCATCAAGCCATTCTTGATATCTACCTTTTTCAACCTCATTAGGATTATATTTAGGTGCTAAATCTGTCATTAAAATTCCTCCAATAAAAAAGTCCTAGACAACTTATATTGTCTAGGACGAAATTTTCCGCGGTACCACCTACGTTAAGTATACAATTGTATACCTCTCTTATAAGCGATAACGGTGCTGAAGTGTCCGGATTAACCTACTAAAGTTCAATTAATCAGCTAATCAAGCTACTCGTAAAATTCTGAAGTCTCTCAGCATACTGACTTTTCTCTGTAATACGAATTTACTCCTCTTGATTCCTGCTTTGTTTATGATTATAGCATGAAAGAAAACAAGAGAAAAGGTGAGAATTAACCTCTATTTTCTCTGATTACTTTTACCAACTGAATTAAAACTGTCGGAATAATTGCTAAAATCACGATTAGCCAAACTTCTTGTCCGCTTAATGGTTGAACAGCAAATAAGCCATGAAGTGTTGGTACAAAGAGAATTAAGACTAAAAGTGCAGTGCCTAATGCAAAGGCTGCTAAACTGTACCAATTGTTTTTAAATCCAATTTTAAAAATGCTATGTTGTGAGCGACAATTAAAACCGTGAAGCAAACGTGCAAATGTTAAAGTTGAAAAGGCCATAGTACATGCAATTGCAGGACTGTCTTTTAAGCCAATTAAAAATGCAGTAATAACACTTAACGAAATTAAGAAGCCTTGCGTACTGATTTGAGTAACAAATGGTTTATCTAACAAACTAGCTTTAGGATCGCGTGGTTTACGCTTTAAAATATCAGGATTTCCTGGCTCCATTCCGATTGCTAAAGCTGGAAGCGAATCAGTAACTAAGTTAATGAATAAAAGTTGTACTGCAACAAATGGTACTGGCAATCCAGCAATTGAAGCAAATAAAACGGTAATAATTGCCGATAAGTTACCCGATAATAAGTAACCAATCGCATTTTTGATATTTTCATAAACTGTTCTACCATTTGCAACAGCTTTGATAATTGTAGCAAAGTTATCATCAGTTAAAATCATACTTGCTGCATCTTTTGATACTTCTGTACCTGTGATACCCATTGCTACACCAACGTCAGCTTTCTTAAGGGCGGGAGCGTCGTTAACGCCATCACCAGTCATTGATACAATATGATCTTTTCTTTGCCACGCGTTAACAATTCTAATTTTGTTTTCTGGAGAAACACGAGCATAAACTGCGACTTTTTCAATTTCTTGGTCTAGTTCTTCATCACTTAAAGCATCTAACTCTAAACCAGTTAAAGCAATATCTCCGTCGTTAAAAATACCAATCTTTTTAGC is a window encoding:
- a CDS encoding bifunctional folylpolyglutamate synthase/dihydrofolate synthase; this encodes MKFTNVDQVINRIYSLPKLHPKNDLSYVKRILKQLNNPQDSVKTIHVTGTNGKGSTSYYLSNLLQKAGQKTGLFVSPYIYEFNERIQLNGKNISNRDLVEVANKIEAAIKELKKTDPDFSLVTFEYEVALAFQFFSQKKCDYAVIEVGIGGEHDKTNVITPEVSIITTIGLDHEKIIGPTLADIAKEKSGIIKQNKPVVLGNIPQDVLDILLDKAQAENSKSFLLGRDFKIKLSKTAIEYQDLENKYQFLKRPVVEAYDIGVAVRAVQLLNLQLNKQEIEASINKTQIPGRYDIVQTAPKIIVDGAHNLQAMTNLLHLIRKENQGQIYILLGMMKDKDLGPVTNLFEDEKVTLTRIDYPRAARLEDFPKEAQKKYNYEENFEVAYTNLKNKLKPHDILLVTGSFYLVGAVLNYCKRGKK
- a CDS encoding HAD family hydrolase codes for the protein MKVENIAEPIEGIIFDMDGLLVDSEKLYWDANIVAAKEANLDIPDDSYLKLVGSSVKEMEEFYHQHFKTEADRDKFIKRTDELVWEWTDQGKLKLQAGVRDALVEFKEKNIKLAIASSNYDEVVAHNLEVLKIKDYFDFYLSYKDVEAGKIKAKPAPDIYLLAAQKMQLPKDNLLVFEDSSTGVASASAAGLKCVMVPDLKQPTVLDKKNATLICKDFYSFLKKIK
- a CDS encoding valine--tRNA ligase — encoded protein: MTDLAPKYNPNEVEKGRYQEWLDEDLFKPSGDKKAHPYSIVIPPPNVTGKLHLGHAWDTAIQDTLIRFKRMEGYDTLYLPGMDHAGIATQAKVEAKLRKQGKDRHQMGREAFVKQVWDWKDEYANIIKGQWAKMGLSLDYSRERFTLDKGLSKAVRKVFVQLYNEGLIYRGEYIINWDPELQTALSDIEVIHKDDKGAFYHVKYPFADGSGFVEIATTRPETMFGDTAVAVAPGDERYKDIVGKELVLPLVGRHIPIIEDQHVDPEFGTGLVKITPAHDPNDFQVGNRHNLERINVMNDDGTMNEEAGKYAGMDRFEAREALVKDLKKEGYLIKVEPIVHSVGHSERSGVQVEPRLSKQWFVKMKPLAEEVLKNQKTDGKVNFVPERFEGTLNHWMEDVHDWVISRQLWWGHRIPAWYNKKTGETYVGEEAPKDIENWEQDPDVLDTWFSSALWPFSTLGWPDTDNPDFKRYFPTNTLVTGYDIIFFWVSRMIFQGLHFTKKRPFKDVVLHGLMRDEQGRKMSKSLGNGVDPMDVVDKYGADALRWFLLNGTAPGQDTRYDPKKLAAAWNFINKIWNASRFVIMNLPEDAKPAHMPDTTQFDLADSWIFDRLNHTVSEVTRLFDEYKFGEAGRELYNFIWNDFCDWYIEISKVALNGDDEELKARKQENLIWILDQILRLMHPIMPFVTEKLWLSMPHEGKSIMTAKYPETHAEFENKQADNDMAFLIEVIKAVRNIRMEVNAPMSSQIDIMIQLDDEANKHILDDNFEYVENFLHPKDLQVAADIEAPKLAKTAVIPGAQIFVPLTELVNVDDELKKMEKEEKRLEEEVQRAEKKLANQGFVAHAPEAVVNKEKEKKADYESQLAGVRERMKELKESK